The following proteins come from a genomic window of Streptomyces sp. GS7:
- the cutA gene encoding divalent-cation tolerance protein CutA — translation MADPTALNEPPAVPAPAAQPARFLTVMTTTDSEQKAERLARGAIEARLAACAQISAPVTSVFRWDGAVETNQEWQVLFKTASTRYAALESYLLAAHDYETPEIIATPVTHGGAGYLAWVAEETS, via the coding sequence GTGGCCGACCCGACCGCCCTGAACGAACCGCCTGCCGTGCCGGCCCCGGCCGCGCAGCCGGCGCGATTTCTGACCGTGATGACGACCACCGACAGCGAGCAGAAGGCCGAACGGCTGGCGCGCGGCGCGATCGAGGCGAGACTCGCCGCCTGTGCGCAGATCAGCGCACCGGTGACCTCGGTCTTCCGCTGGGACGGCGCCGTGGAGACCAACCAGGAGTGGCAGGTGCTGTTCAAGACGGCGAGCACGCGGTACGCGGCGCTGGAGAGCTATCTCCTCGCCGCACACGACTACGAGACCCCGGAGATCATCGCCACTCCGGTCACGCACGGTGGCGCCGGGTATCTCGCCTGGGTCGCAGAGGAGACGAGCTGA
- a CDS encoding trypsin-like serine peptidase yields the protein MSHAADGPPGDQVSYGHQTHPHGSWTSKDAAAYWTPQRMAGAAGTDDRGDEQAAPAPQLAPTARHFDGIPSVGVLFSVDGEAREHHCTASVVHSPHGNLLLTAGHCNPGARAAFVPQYQSGADSQPFGVWAIDDTFAYSDRATTGAGADLDFAFATVAPDDRGRMIESVTGGNVLSDTPGYRNQVSVIGYPSAQSDPADRAVRCDARTSRLAGTRELRLDCGGFFGGTSGSPWLTNFDEHTQTGRIIGVIGGVNGGGPSGPHSDRVSYSPYFGKEIRSLYNRAVKESAQSAESTQKAQSAQNGQTAQSKPSKPSQQAQQSLQNQEPQQDPQDQQDPQSAPSGQGTDSSQGSPGTDNAQDTQDAQNSPDTQNTQNAQSTPSSGGGGGLL from the coding sequence GTGAGCCACGCGGCCGACGGCCCCCCTGGCGACCAGGTGTCCTACGGCCACCAGACCCACCCGCACGGCTCCTGGACCAGCAAGGACGCCGCCGCCTACTGGACGCCGCAGCGGATGGCCGGCGCCGCGGGCACCGACGACCGCGGCGACGAGCAGGCCGCCCCCGCACCGCAACTCGCCCCGACCGCACGGCACTTCGACGGCATCCCGTCCGTCGGCGTGCTGTTCTCCGTCGACGGGGAGGCGCGCGAGCACCACTGCACCGCCAGTGTGGTGCACAGCCCGCACGGCAACCTGCTGCTGACCGCCGGGCACTGCAACCCGGGCGCGCGCGCCGCGTTCGTCCCGCAGTACCAGTCGGGTGCGGACTCCCAGCCCTTCGGGGTGTGGGCCATCGACGACACGTTCGCGTACTCGGACCGCGCCACCACCGGAGCCGGTGCCGACCTCGACTTCGCGTTCGCCACCGTCGCCCCGGACGACCGCGGCCGGATGATCGAGTCCGTCACCGGCGGCAACGTCCTGTCCGACACGCCCGGTTACCGCAACCAGGTCAGCGTCATCGGCTACCCCAGCGCGCAGAGCGACCCGGCGGACCGCGCGGTACGCTGCGACGCCCGCACCAGCCGCCTGGCCGGCACCCGTGAACTCCGCCTGGACTGCGGTGGGTTCTTCGGCGGCACCTCCGGCAGCCCCTGGCTGACCAACTTCGACGAGCACACGCAGACCGGCCGGATCATCGGCGTCATCGGCGGCGTCAACGGCGGCGGCCCCAGCGGTCCGCACAGCGACCGGGTCTCCTACAGCCCGTACTTCGGGAAGGAGATCCGCAGCCTCTACAACCGCGCGGTCAAGGAGAGCGCGCAGAGCGCCGAGAGCACACAGAAGGCGCAGAGCGCCCAGAACGGCCAGACCGCGCAGAGCAAGCCGAGCAAGCCGAGCCAACAGGCCCAGCAGAGCCTGCAGAACCAGGAGCCCCAGCAGGACCCGCAGGACCAGCAGGACCCGCAGAGCGCTCCGAGCGGGCAGGGCACGGACAGCTCGCAGGGCTCGCCGGGCACGGACAACGCGCAGGACACGCAGGACGCGCAGAACAGTCCGGACACGCAGAACACGCAGAACGCGCAGAGCACGCCGAGTTCGGGAGGTGGCGGGGGACTCCTCTAG
- a CDS encoding gamma-glutamylcyclotransferase family protein → MTIEDERLPFFVYGTLRPGEANHARFLRGRTAAEEPARIGGALLYEGPGYPYAVAGPADAVVHGALVWPRAADYEDVRTALDRLEGYIPGAEGSGRNLYERVATEAVRADGGTVRAWVYLVAGPQAARLRATGTPVAGGDWTGRRGHRAGNPG, encoded by the coding sequence ATGACCATCGAGGACGAGCGCCTGCCGTTCTTCGTCTACGGGACGCTGCGCCCCGGCGAGGCCAACCACGCCCGGTTCCTGCGCGGCCGGACCGCCGCCGAGGAACCGGCCCGCATCGGCGGCGCGCTGCTCTACGAGGGCCCCGGGTACCCGTACGCCGTCGCCGGGCCCGCCGACGCGGTGGTGCACGGTGCGCTGGTGTGGCCGCGCGCCGCCGACTACGAGGACGTGCGCACCGCGCTCGACCGGCTGGAGGGCTACATCCCCGGCGCCGAGGGGAGCGGCCGCAACCTCTACGAGCGGGTGGCCACCGAGGCGGTCCGCGCGGACGGCGGGACCGTACGGGCCTGGGTCTACCTGGTGGCCGGGCCGCAGGCCGCCCGGCTGCGGGCCACCGGGACGCCGGTCGCGGGCGGCGACTGGACCGGGCGCCGCGGACACCGCGCGGGAAACCCCGGATAA
- a CDS encoding adenosine deaminase yields MPSNSPSAPAHRPLPKAELHLHIEGTLEPGLAFALAERNGVTLPYATEDDLRSAYSFTDLQSFLNLYYALMAVLRTEDDFADLADAYLARAKEQGVRHAEIFFDPQAHTARGVPIGTVVRGLSRALDAAPRNHGITTRLIMCFLRDESADSALETFEAARPYFDRITAVGLDSAEVGHPPSKFREVYELARQAGLKCVAHAGEEGPASYVWEALDVLGVDRIDHGVRSLEDERLVARLVADRVPLTVCPLSNVRLRVIDDLADHPLPAMLDAGLLVTVNSDDPAYFGGYADDNFTAVRDALGLDDATLRTLARNSFLASFLDDETRAAYLKELDAF; encoded by the coding sequence GTGCCTTCCAACTCCCCGAGTGCCCCCGCCCACCGCCCCCTTCCCAAGGCCGAACTGCATCTCCACATCGAGGGCACCCTGGAGCCCGGACTGGCCTTCGCGCTCGCCGAGCGCAACGGCGTCACGCTGCCGTACGCCACCGAGGACGACCTCCGCAGCGCCTACTCCTTCACCGACCTCCAGTCCTTCCTGAACCTCTACTACGCGCTGATGGCGGTCCTGCGCACCGAGGACGACTTCGCCGACCTGGCCGACGCCTACCTGGCGCGCGCCAAGGAGCAGGGCGTCCGGCACGCCGAGATCTTCTTCGACCCGCAGGCGCACACCGCCCGCGGCGTCCCCATCGGGACGGTCGTCCGCGGGCTGTCCCGCGCCCTGGACGCCGCGCCGCGGAACCACGGCATCACCACCCGGCTGATCATGTGCTTCCTGCGCGACGAGAGCGCCGACTCGGCCCTGGAGACCTTCGAGGCGGCCCGCCCGTACTTCGACCGGATCACCGCCGTCGGTCTGGACTCGGCCGAGGTCGGCCACCCGCCGTCGAAGTTCCGGGAGGTCTACGAGCTGGCGCGGCAGGCCGGGCTCAAGTGCGTGGCCCACGCGGGGGAGGAGGGGCCGGCCTCGTACGTGTGGGAAGCGCTGGACGTCCTCGGCGTGGACCGGATCGACCACGGGGTGCGCTCCCTTGAGGACGAGCGGCTGGTGGCCCGGCTGGTGGCCGACCGCGTCCCGCTGACCGTCTGCCCGCTCTCCAACGTCCGGCTGCGGGTCATCGACGACCTCGCCGACCACCCGCTGCCCGCCATGCTGGACGCCGGGCTCCTGGTGACCGTCAACTCCGACGACCCGGCCTACTTCGGCGGCTACGCGGACGACAACTTCACCGCCGTACGGGACGCCCTGGGGCTGGACGACGCGACGCTGCGGACGCTGGCCCGCAACTCCTTCCTGGCCTCCTTCCTGGACGACGAGACGCGGGCGGCGTACCTGAAGGAACTCGACGCGTTCTGA
- a CDS encoding molybdopterin oxidoreductase family protein: MDAATVETHCPYCALQCGMGLRPVGRPAGPAVEVVERTAFPVNRGALCGKGRTAPELLTPGARLSSPLVRDAATGELVPAGWDEALDRVADGLRRAGAAYGRDAVGVFGGGGLTNEKAYTLGKFARVVLGTSQIDYNGRFCMSSAAAAHGRAFGLDRGLPFPLADVARTGCVILVGSNLAETMPPALRYLTELKENGGRLIVVDPRRTRTAEQADLHLAPRPGTDLALALGLLHLVVAQGRTDEEFIAERTSGWPEARAAAMAHWPEMVERITGIPVPRLREAVRMFCEAPSSMVLTARGPEQQSKGTDTVGAWINLCLATGRAGRELSGYGCLTGQGNGQGGREHGQKADQLPGYRKLDDPAARRHVAQVWGVEAASLPGPGRSAYELLEALGGDIRALLLMGSNPVVSAPRAAHVEGRIRSLDFLAVADVVLSETAQLADVVLPVAQWAEETGTTTNLEGRVLLRRRAVAPPPGVRTDLEVLGGLAARLGHAKGFPSDPEEVFDELRRASAGGPADYSGITYERIAAEDGVFWPCPAGPESAGDGGPAADGAPGGGEPSVSSAADSAAAAPRFPHPGTPRLFLDRFATPDGRARFVPVAHRPAAEETDAAYPVVLTTGRVLAQYQSGAQTRRVAELNAAEPGPYVQLHPQLAERLGVADGEPVAVVSRRGRAVAPARVSGAIRPDTVFMPFHWAGEGRANSLTNPALDPVSRMPEFKVCAVRIERVQPA; this comes from the coding sequence ATGGACGCCGCGACCGTTGAGACCCACTGCCCGTACTGCGCTCTCCAATGCGGCATGGGTCTGCGGCCGGTCGGCCGGCCGGCCGGGCCCGCCGTGGAGGTCGTCGAGCGGACCGCCTTCCCGGTGAACCGGGGCGCCCTGTGTGGCAAGGGCCGTACCGCCCCCGAACTCCTCACGCCGGGCGCGCGGCTGTCGTCTCCCCTGGTGCGGGACGCCGCCACCGGGGAGCTGGTGCCGGCCGGCTGGGACGAGGCGCTGGACCGGGTCGCGGACGGGCTGCGGCGGGCCGGCGCGGCCTACGGGAGGGACGCGGTCGGGGTGTTCGGCGGCGGCGGGCTGACGAACGAGAAGGCGTACACGCTGGGCAAGTTCGCGCGGGTGGTGCTCGGCACGTCGCAGATCGACTACAACGGCCGGTTCTGCATGTCGTCGGCCGCGGCGGCGCACGGCCGGGCGTTCGGGCTGGACCGCGGGCTGCCGTTCCCGCTGGCCGATGTGGCGCGCACCGGGTGCGTCATCCTGGTCGGTTCCAACCTGGCCGAGACGATGCCGCCGGCGCTGCGCTATCTGACCGAGCTGAAGGAGAACGGCGGCCGGCTGATCGTCGTCGACCCGCGCCGCACCCGCACCGCCGAGCAGGCCGATCTGCATCTCGCGCCCCGGCCGGGCACGGATCTGGCGCTGGCGCTGGGGCTGCTGCACCTGGTGGTGGCCCAGGGCCGTACGGACGAGGAGTTCATCGCGGAGCGCACCAGCGGCTGGCCGGAGGCGCGGGCCGCCGCGATGGCGCACTGGCCCGAGATGGTGGAACGGATCACGGGCATACCGGTGCCCCGACTCCGCGAGGCGGTCCGGATGTTCTGCGAGGCCCCGTCCTCGATGGTGCTGACGGCGCGCGGCCCCGAGCAGCAGTCGAAGGGCACCGACACCGTGGGCGCGTGGATCAACCTGTGCCTGGCGACCGGGCGGGCGGGCCGGGAGCTGTCCGGATACGGCTGCCTGACCGGCCAGGGCAATGGCCAGGGGGGCCGCGAACACGGCCAGAAGGCCGACCAGTTGCCCGGCTACCGCAAGCTGGACGACCCGGCGGCGCGCCGCCATGTGGCGCAGGTGTGGGGCGTCGAGGCGGCGTCGCTCCCGGGCCCCGGCCGCAGCGCGTACGAGCTGCTGGAGGCGCTGGGCGGGGACATCCGGGCGCTGCTCCTGATGGGCTCCAACCCGGTCGTCTCCGCGCCGCGCGCCGCCCATGTGGAGGGGCGGATCCGGTCGCTGGACTTCCTGGCGGTGGCGGACGTGGTGCTGTCCGAGACGGCCCAACTGGCCGATGTGGTGCTGCCGGTGGCCCAGTGGGCGGAGGAGACCGGCACCACGACCAACCTGGAGGGCCGGGTGCTGCTGCGCCGCCGCGCCGTGGCCCCGCCGCCCGGGGTGCGTACGGACCTGGAGGTGCTCGGCGGGCTCGCGGCGCGGCTGGGGCACGCCAAGGGCTTTCCGAGCGACCCGGAGGAGGTCTTCGACGAGCTGCGGCGCGCGTCGGCGGGCGGTCCGGCGGACTACTCGGGGATCACCTACGAGCGGATCGCGGCGGAGGACGGGGTGTTCTGGCCGTGCCCGGCCGGGCCGGAGTCGGCAGGTGACGGCGGACCGGCGGCCGACGGGGCGCCCGGCGGCGGGGAGCCGTCGGTCTCCTCGGCGGCAGACTCTGCGGCGGCGGCGCCGCGGTTCCCGCACCCCGGGACCCCGCGCCTCTTCCTCGACCGGTTCGCGACGCCCGACGGCCGGGCCCGGTTCGTCCCCGTGGCGCACCGCCCGGCGGCCGAGGAGACCGACGCGGCGTACCCGGTGGTGCTGACCACGGGGCGGGTGCTGGCCCAGTACCAGTCGGGTGCGCAGACCCGCCGGGTGGCCGAGCTGAACGCCGCCGAGCCCGGCCCCTACGTCCAGCTCCATCCGCAGCTGGCGGAGCGGCTCGGCGTCGCGGACGGCGAGCCGGTGGCGGTGGTCTCCCGGCGCGGCCGGGCGGTCGCGCCGGCCCGGGTGAGCGGGGCGATCCGCCCGGACACGGTGTTCATGCCGTTCCACTGGGCGGGCGAGGGCCGGGCCAACTCCCTGACCAATCCGGCCCTCGACCCGGTGTCCCGGATGCCGGAGTTCAAGGTGTGCGCGGTGCGGATAGAGCGGGTGCAGCCGGCATGA
- a CDS encoding sirohydrochlorin chelatase, translating into MMAPTPHHPVPDPYDPATPPAAPVGAAELASAITDQLSSRLGTVRLHGYRRPTGTRPASEAAAPTLVAVAHGSRHPQAAPTVRALLARVRALRPGLPVRLGHIELDRPLLADTLAGLRGEVVLVPLLLARGHHVTHDLPAALAAADHLTGRIAAPLGPHPLLAEALHGRLLEAGLPARPRARSAVVLAAAGSRAPRSAEDTARTAELLSARLGGLPVLPAFASAAAPTVPEAIRTLTARGHDPRRIAVAACFTAPGRFADQCAAAAPGPAAAPLGDHTALARLVLHRYDQALSARTGSGTEGIRAATVAV; encoded by the coding sequence ATGATGGCGCCGACACCCCACCACCCCGTTCCGGATCCGTACGACCCCGCCACCCCGCCCGCCGCCCCCGTGGGCGCGGCCGAACTCGCGTCCGCGATCACCGACCAGCTCAGCAGCCGGCTCGGCACCGTCCGCCTGCACGGCTACCGGCGCCCCACCGGGACCCGCCCCGCGTCCGAGGCCGCCGCGCCCACCCTCGTGGCCGTGGCCCACGGCAGCCGCCACCCCCAGGCCGCCCCCACCGTCCGGGCCCTCCTCGCCCGCGTCCGCGCCCTCCGCCCCGGCCTGCCCGTACGCCTCGGCCACATCGAACTGGACCGGCCGCTGCTCGCCGACACCCTCGCCGGGCTGCGCGGCGAGGTCGTTCTCGTGCCGCTGCTCCTGGCCCGCGGCCACCACGTCACCCACGACCTGCCGGCCGCACTCGCCGCCGCCGACCACCTCACCGGCCGGATCGCCGCACCCCTGGGCCCGCACCCCCTCCTCGCCGAGGCGCTGCACGGCCGCCTCCTCGAAGCCGGCCTGCCCGCCCGCCCCCGGGCCCGCAGCGCGGTCGTCCTGGCCGCCGCCGGTTCCCGCGCACCCCGCTCCGCCGAGGACACCGCCCGCACCGCCGAGCTGCTCTCCGCCCGCCTCGGCGGCCTCCCCGTCCTCCCCGCCTTCGCCTCCGCCGCCGCCCCCACCGTCCCCGAGGCGATACGGACGCTCACCGCCCGCGGCCACGACCCCCGCCGGATAGCCGTCGCCGCCTGCTTCACCGCCCCCGGCCGGTTCGCCGACCAGTGCGCGGCGGCCGCCCCCGGGCCCGCCGCCGCCCCCCTGGGCGACCACACCGCGCTGGCCCGGCTCGTCCTGCACCGCTACGACCAGGCGCTCAGCGCGCGTACCGGATCCGGCACCGAGGGCATCAGGGCGGCTACCGTCGCTGTATGA
- a CDS encoding deoxyguanosinetriphosphate triphosphohydrolase, whose product MTGTSPATPPPPEAGPAPHTTPHSATPGYTAADTERWVPEPDKRPGRTAFQRDRARVLHSAALRRLAGKTQVVTPGTHTHAWDASPRTRLTHSLECAQVGRELGAALGCDPDLVETACLAHDLGHPPFGHNGEQALNEVAAPCGGFEGNAQSLRLLARLEPKRFVPAADGHPVSVGLNLTRAALDAATKYPWPRGGHPEGPDSPKFGVYEDDLPVYAWFRAGAPPAARSFEAQVMDWSDDVAYSVHDVEDGLHAGHLDPNVLLADAERAEIFAVAAERYAPGAGEAELAAALDRLLDQEWWPHGYDGTALAQARLKDATSQLIGRFCQAAEGATRERWGYPRSRPGSGGGTGRLTRYAAELVVPAETRLECAVLKAVADRYVIQRPDQEALRADQRVVIAELAEALLARAPDGLDPQFRSLFAAAADDTARMRAVIDQIAALTDASARSLHARLTRPPGNGWGNPG is encoded by the coding sequence ATGACGGGCACATCACCGGCCACCCCGCCGCCCCCGGAAGCGGGCCCGGCTCCGCACACGACACCGCACTCGGCAACACCCGGCTACACCGCGGCCGACACCGAACGCTGGGTCCCCGAACCGGACAAACGCCCCGGGCGCACCGCCTTCCAGCGCGACCGGGCCCGGGTCCTGCACTCCGCCGCGCTGCGCCGGCTCGCCGGCAAGACCCAGGTCGTCACCCCGGGCACCCACACCCACGCCTGGGACGCCAGCCCCCGCACCCGGCTGACGCACTCCCTGGAGTGCGCCCAGGTCGGCCGCGAACTGGGCGCCGCCCTCGGCTGCGACCCGGACCTGGTCGAGACCGCCTGCCTGGCGCACGACCTCGGCCACCCGCCCTTCGGCCACAACGGCGAACAGGCCCTGAACGAGGTCGCCGCGCCCTGCGGCGGCTTCGAGGGCAACGCCCAGTCGCTGCGGCTGCTGGCCCGCCTGGAGCCCAAGCGGTTCGTGCCCGCCGCGGACGGCCACCCGGTCAGCGTCGGCCTCAACCTCACCCGCGCCGCCCTCGACGCCGCCACCAAGTACCCCTGGCCGCGCGGCGGGCACCCCGAAGGACCCGACTCCCCGAAGTTCGGCGTCTACGAGGACGACCTGCCGGTCTACGCATGGTTCCGCGCGGGCGCCCCGCCCGCCGCGCGCAGCTTCGAGGCGCAGGTCATGGACTGGTCCGACGACGTCGCGTACTCGGTGCACGACGTCGAGGACGGGCTGCACGCCGGGCACCTCGACCCCAACGTGCTGCTCGCCGACGCCGAACGCGCCGAGATCTTCGCGGTGGCCGCCGAGCGCTACGCCCCCGGCGCCGGCGAGGCGGAACTGGCCGCCGCCCTGGACCGCCTCCTCGACCAGGAGTGGTGGCCGCACGGCTACGACGGCACGGCGCTCGCCCAGGCCCGCCTCAAGGACGCCACCAGCCAGCTGATCGGCCGGTTCTGCCAGGCCGCCGAGGGCGCGACCCGCGAGCGATGGGGGTACCCCCGGAGCCGTCCGGGCTCTGGGGGAGGAACCGGGCGGCTCACCCGCTACGCGGCGGAGCTGGTGGTTCCGGCCGAAACCCGGCTGGAATGCGCCGTTCTCAAAGCGGTCGCCGACCGGTACGTCATACAGCGTCCCGACCAGGAAGCCCTCCGTGCCGACCAGCGCGTGGTCATCGCCGAACTCGCCGAGGCACTGCTGGCCCGCGCCCCGGACGGCCTTGATCCGCAGTTCCGTTCGCTGTTCGCCGCGGCGGCCGACGACACCGCCCGGATGCGCGCCGTCATCGACCAGATCGCCGCCCTCACGGACGCCTCCGCGCGCTCTCTTCACGCCCGCCTCACGCGTCCCCCTGGTAACGGTTGGGGCAACCCAGGGTGA
- a CDS encoding NAD(P)/FAD-dependent oxidoreductase: MVDAHQTFVIVGGGLAGAKAAETLRTEGFTGRVILICDERDHPYERPPLSKGYLLGKDERDSVFIHEPAFYAQADIELHLGQPAVHLDPAAKTVRLGDGTLIAYDKLLLATGAEPRRLDIPGTGLAGVHHLRRLAHAERLRGVLASLGRDNGHLVIAGAGWIGLEVAAAARSYGAEVTIVAPHPTPLHGILGPELGALFADLHRDHGVRFHFGARLTEIVGHDGMVLAVRTDDGEEHPAHDVLAAIGAAPRTALAEQAGLDVVDRADGGGIAVDAALRTSDPYIYAAGDVAAADHPLLDTRLRVEHWANALNGGPAAARAMLGQDVSYDRIPYFFSDQYDVGMEYSGYAPPGSYDQVVCRGDVGKREFIAFWLSEGRLLAGMNVNVWDVTGTVQQLIRSGAELDPDKLQDPSVPLESLLP; this comes from the coding sequence GTGGTCGACGCACACCAGACGTTCGTCATCGTCGGGGGTGGCCTGGCCGGAGCGAAGGCCGCGGAGACTCTCCGCACAGAGGGGTTCACCGGCCGCGTGATCCTCATCTGCGACGAGCGCGACCACCCCTACGAGCGGCCCCCGCTCTCCAAGGGGTACCTGCTCGGCAAGGACGAGCGGGACAGCGTGTTCATCCATGAACCCGCCTTCTACGCACAGGCCGACATCGAACTCCACCTGGGCCAGCCCGCCGTCCACCTGGACCCCGCGGCCAAGACCGTACGCCTGGGCGACGGCACCCTCATCGCCTACGACAAACTGCTGCTGGCCACCGGCGCCGAACCGCGCCGCCTCGACATCCCCGGCACCGGACTCGCCGGCGTGCACCACCTGCGGCGCCTCGCGCACGCCGAACGGCTGCGCGGCGTACTGGCCTCCCTGGGCCGCGACAACGGCCACCTGGTCATCGCCGGCGCCGGCTGGATCGGCCTCGAAGTCGCCGCCGCCGCCCGCTCCTACGGCGCCGAGGTCACCATCGTCGCGCCCCATCCGACCCCGCTGCACGGCATCCTCGGGCCCGAACTCGGCGCGCTCTTCGCCGACCTGCACCGCGACCACGGCGTCCGCTTCCACTTCGGCGCCCGCCTCACCGAAATCGTCGGCCACGACGGCATGGTGCTGGCCGTCCGCACCGACGACGGCGAGGAACACCCCGCCCACGACGTGCTCGCCGCCATCGGCGCCGCCCCGCGCACCGCCCTCGCCGAACAGGCCGGCCTCGACGTCGTCGACCGCGCCGACGGCGGCGGCATCGCCGTCGACGCCGCGCTGCGCACCTCCGACCCGTACATCTACGCCGCCGGCGACGTCGCCGCCGCCGACCACCCGCTGCTCGACACCCGGCTGCGCGTCGAGCACTGGGCCAACGCCCTCAACGGCGGCCCCGCCGCGGCCCGCGCCATGCTCGGCCAGGACGTCAGCTACGACCGCATCCCGTACTTCTTCTCCGACCAGTACGACGTCGGCATGGAGTACTCCGGCTACGCCCCGCCCGGCTCGTACGACCAGGTCGTGTGCCGCGGCGACGTCGGCAAGCGGGAGTTCATCGCCTTCTGGCTCAGCGAGGGACGCCTGCTGGCCGGCATGAACGTCAACGTGTGGGACGTCACCGGCACCGTCCAGCAACTGATCCGCTCCGGCGCCGAGTTGGACCCCGACAAGCTGCAGGACCCGTCCGTTCCCCTGGAGTCGCTCCTCCCGTAG
- the dnaG gene encoding DNA primase, translated as MAGRINDDDVKAVRDAVPIDAVVSEYLQLRNAGGGNLKGLCPFHDEKSPSFHVSPAKGLYHCFGCQEGGDTVDFVMKIDHLSFAETIERLASQAGITLRYEEGGYTPGRQQGERTRLVEAHKAAAQFYGEQLDSPEAEIARKFLAERGFDQAAAQHFGVGYSPAGWDHLTRFLRGRGFSDQELVLSGISQEGRRGPIDRFRGRLMWPIRDIAGEVVGFGARKLREDDNGPKYLNTPETPIYRKSQVLYGIDLAKKEIAKTSRAVVVEGYTDVMACHLAGITTAIATCGTAFGEGHIKILRRLLMDNSGSEVVFTFDGDAAGQKAALRAFEDDQKFAAETSIAITPGGMDPCDLRLAKGDQAVADLVESRTPLFEFALRHVVSRHNLDTTVGRAAALDEAAPIVANIKNSSIQHESAVQLAGMLGILDTQFVVRRVGQLARWARERGRDGGPGQGRPQRPGTAPAAAPQRPAPGTGGPALNLRSPAHRVERELLKLALQRPDLVSPAFDAYGADEFTAPPYAVVRQCIEDAGGASAGAADSGYVPRVREAAPDDTVRAMVTELAVEPLHTRREPDEAYAGVQLVAVRLAAVNQRVTEIRGTLQRLGPRADPEHLAAVQNELWVLQQYGQALRERGYGAL; from the coding sequence GTGGCAGGCAGGATCAACGATGACGATGTGAAGGCGGTGCGGGACGCGGTCCCGATCGACGCCGTCGTGTCCGAGTACCTCCAGCTCCGCAACGCCGGCGGCGGCAATCTCAAGGGCCTGTGCCCCTTCCACGATGAGAAGTCCCCGTCGTTCCACGTGAGCCCGGCCAAGGGGCTCTACCACTGCTTCGGCTGCCAGGAGGGCGGCGACACCGTCGACTTCGTCATGAAGATCGACCACCTCTCCTTCGCCGAGACCATCGAGCGCCTCGCCTCCCAGGCCGGAATCACCCTCCGATACGAGGAGGGCGGCTACACCCCCGGCCGCCAGCAGGGCGAGCGCACCCGCCTCGTGGAGGCCCACAAGGCCGCCGCCCAGTTCTACGGGGAGCAGCTGGACTCCCCCGAAGCCGAGATCGCCCGGAAGTTCCTCGCCGAGCGCGGCTTCGACCAGGCCGCCGCCCAGCACTTCGGCGTCGGTTACAGCCCCGCCGGCTGGGACCACCTCACCCGCTTCCTGCGCGGGCGCGGCTTCAGCGACCAGGAGCTGGTCCTCTCCGGCATCTCCCAGGAGGGCCGCCGCGGCCCCATCGACCGCTTCCGCGGCCGTCTGATGTGGCCCATCCGCGACATCGCCGGCGAGGTCGTCGGCTTCGGCGCCCGCAAGCTCCGCGAGGACGACAACGGCCCGAAGTACCTGAACACCCCCGAGACCCCGATCTACCGCAAGTCCCAGGTCCTGTACGGCATCGACCTCGCCAAGAAGGAGATCGCCAAGACCAGCCGCGCGGTGGTCGTCGAGGGCTACACCGACGTCATGGCCTGCCATCTGGCCGGGATCACCACCGCCATCGCCACCTGCGGCACCGCCTTCGGCGAGGGCCACATCAAGATCCTCCGCCGCCTGCTGATGGACAACTCCGGCTCCGAGGTCGTCTTCACCTTCGACGGCGACGCCGCCGGCCAGAAGGCCGCCCTGCGCGCCTTCGAGGACGACCAGAAGTTCGCCGCCGAGACCTCCATCGCGATCACCCCCGGCGGCATGGACCCCTGCGACCTGCGGCTCGCCAAGGGCGACCAGGCGGTCGCCGACCTCGTCGAGTCCCGCACCCCGCTCTTCGAGTTCGCGCTGCGCCACGTCGTCTCCCGGCACAACCTGGACACCACCGTGGGCCGGGCCGCCGCGCTGGACGAGGCGGCCCCCATCGTGGCCAACATCAAGAACAGCTCCATCCAGCACGAATCCGCCGTCCAGCTGGCCGGCATGCTCGGCATCCTGGACACCCAGTTCGTCGTCCGCCGGGTCGGCCAGCTCGCCCGCTGGGCCCGCGAGCGCGGGCGCGACGGCGGCCCCGGCCAGGGCCGCCCGCAGCGCCCCGGCACGGCCCCGGCCGCCGCCCCGCAGCGCCCCGCGCCCGGCACCGGCGGCCCCGCCCTCAACCTCCGCAGCCCCGCCCACCGCGTCGAGCGGGAACTGCTCAAGCTCGCCCTACAGCGCCCCGACCTGGTCTCCCCGGCCTTCGACGCCTACGGCGCCGACGAGTTCACCGCGCCGCCGTACGCCGTGGTCCGCCAGTGCATCGAGGACGCCGGCGGAGCCTCGGCCGGCGCCGCCGACAGCGGCTATGTCCCCCGCGTCCGCGAGGCGGCGCCCGACGACACCGTCCGCGCCATGGTCACCGAGCTGGCCGTGGAGCCGCTGCACACCCGCCGCGAGCCCGACGAGGCGTACGCCGGCGTCCAGTTGGTCGCCGTCCGCCTCGCCGCGGTCAACCAGCGGGTCACCGAGATCCGCGGCACCCTCCAGCGCCTGGGCCCGCGCGCCGACCCCGAGCACCTGGCCGCCGTCCAGAACGAGCTGTGGGTCCTCCAGCAGTACGGCCAGGCCCTCCGCGAGCGCGGCTACGGAGCCCTGTAG